One genomic window of Gossypium hirsutum isolate 1008001.06 chromosome D11, Gossypium_hirsutum_v2.1, whole genome shotgun sequence includes the following:
- the LOC107913631 gene encoding BTB/POZ and MATH domain-containing protein 4 isoform X1 has product MPSPLGSPTSSRSVTQTVNGSHRFTIKGYSLAKGMGVGKHIASESFTVGGYQWAIYFYPDGKNPEDHSTYVSVFVALASEGTDVRALFELTLLDQSGKGKHKVHSHFDRALESGPYTLKYRGSMWGYKRFFRRAMLETSDFLKDDCLKINCTVGVVVSETDCPRLHSIQVPESDIGSHFGILLENEEGSDITFNVFGEKFHAHKLVLAARSPVFEAEFSDRMEDDNEIVVTDMEPKVFKALLHFIYRDSLIDDEEFVGTSSSSMPSVSDALAAKLLAAADKYDLPRLRLMCESVLCKDISVNSVANILALADRHYAMDLKSVCLKFAAENLVAVMRSDGFEYLKENCPSLQSELLKTVAGCEEEFSGGGKSRSVWAHLSDGGDTINRSVRQQTWENGGEQNQGMWVQLDGGGDGEGSPRQEE; this is encoded by the exons ATGCCCTCTCCTCTGGGTTCACCGACAAGCTCCCGGTCTGTAACCCAGACCGTCAATGGCTCCCACCGTTTCACGATCAAAGGGTATTCCTTAGCCAAAGGCATGGGCGTTGGCAAACACATAGCCAGCGAGAGCTTCACCGTGGGAGGCTATCAATGGGCAATTTACTTTTATCCTGATGGTAAAAACCCAGAAGATCATTCAACCTATGTCTCCGTTTTCGTAGCTTTAGCAAGCGAAGGCACAGATGTTAGAGCCCTTTTCGAGTTAACTCTTTTGGATCAAAGTGGGAAAGGGAAACATAAAGTTCATAGCCATTTTGATCGAGCTCTTGAAAGTGGCCCTTATACCCTTAAGTATAGGGGAAGCATGTG GGGATACAAGCGTTTCTTCAGGCGGGCTATGCTTGAAACATCTGATTTCCTCAAGGATGATTGCTTAAAAATAAATTGCACTGTTGGTGTTGTAGTTTCTGAAACAGACTGCCCAAGGTTGCACTCAATACAGGTCCCTGAGTCTGATATCGGTTCCCATTTTGGCATCTTATTGGAAAATGAAGAAGGGTCAGATATTACTTTTAATGTGTTTGGGGAAAAGTTTCATGCTCACAAGCTGGTATTAGCTGCTAGGTCTCCTGTATTTGAAGCTGAATTTTCTGATCGGATGGAAGATGATAATGAAATAGTTGTTACAGATATGGAGCCTAAGGTTTTTAAG GCTTTGCTGCACTTCATATACAGAGACAGTCTTATTGATGATGAGGAGTTCGTTGGGACTAGTTCATCTTCTATGCCATCTGTATCAGATGCATTGGCTGCAAAGTTGTTGGCAGCAGCAGACAAATATGACTTGCCTAGACTTAGACTGATGTGCGAATCTGTACTCTGCAAGGATATATCTGTGAACTCAGTCGCAAATATTTTAGCGCTGGCTGATCGTCATTATGCTATGGATCTAAAATCTGTTTGCTTAAAATTTGCTGCTGAAAATCTTGTTG CTGTTATGCGTTCAGACGGTTTTGAGTATCTCAAAGAAAACTGCCCATCACTGCAGTCAGAGCTACTCAAGACTGTTGCAGGATGTGAGGAAGAATTCAGTGGTGGGGGAAAGAGCCGGAGCGTGTGGGCACATCTTTCTGATGGTGGTGATACAATTAACCGGAGTGTAAGGCAACAAACCTGGGAAAACGGAGGGGAACAAAATCAAGGCATGTGGGTTCAGCTTGATGGTGGTGGCGATGGCGAGGGGAGTCCAAGGCAAGAGGAATGA
- the LOC107913630 gene encoding cationic amino acid transporter 4, vacuolar isoform X2, translating to MIVSMQDKGEALLSKCSKGFKSLVRRKQVDSVHVRREGHQLARKLTALDLTAIGVGTTIGAGVYVLVGTVAREHTGPALTVSFLIAGLAAALSAFCYAELASRCPSAGSAYHYAYICIGESVAWLIGWSLILEYTIGGAAIARGISPNIALFLGGEGNLPAFLVRHTIPQLGVVVDPCAAILVLIVTFLLCAGIKESSLVQTIVTTVNVCAMLFIIVAGGYLACKTGWVGYELHGRFFPFGLNGMLAGSAIVFFSYIGFDAVTGAAEETKRPLRDLPLGIGMTLTLCCILYMLVSVVIVGLVPYYALNPDTPISSAFSANGMQWAAYIVTAGAVTALCASLMGSLLPQPRLLMAMARDGLLPAFFSDISTRTQVPVKSTVTTGMLAAVLAFFMDVSELSGMVSVGTLLAFTVVAISILILRYAPPEEVPLPSSLQQFIDSVRKQLDDDSQSMERKEFNDADIVEQRPSQSEYGEASIQCPLIEKQFCEDKQNPRRRRNIAIWNIALFCIGVLVLTSAASVEYLPSLVHFSLGAVGAAILLCSLVVLACLNQDEARHSFGHTGGFLCPFVPFLPAACILINSYLLMSLGVGTWIRVSIWLIMGALVYISYGWRHSSLTNAVYVPMAYLDHIYRASSSHQV from the exons ATGATTGTTAGTATGCAAGACAAGGGTGAAGCACTACTTTCAAAGTGTTCAAAGGGTTTCAAAAGCTTAGTTAGAAGAAAACAAGTTGATTCGGTCCATGTAAGGAGAGAAGGTCACCAATTAGCCAGGAAACTAACTGCTCTTGACCTCACTGCCATTG GAGTAGGGACAACCATTGGAGCTGGGGTATATGTTCTTGTTGGAACAGTTGCTAGAGAGCACACAGGACCTGCTCTTACTGTTTCATTTCTCATTGCCGGACTAGCTGCCGCGCTCTCCGCATTTTGTTATGCGGAGCTTGCTAGTCGTTGCCCATCTGCTGGGAGTGCATATCATTATGCCTATATATGCATAGGGGAAAG TGTTGCTTGGTTGATCGGTTGGTCTTTGATTCTAGAATACACAATTGGTGGTGCTGCTATTGCTCGTGGCATATCACCGAATATA GCCTTATTTTTGGGAGGTGAAGGTAATCTGCCTGCCTTTTTGGTTCGTCACACTATCCCTCAGCTCGGAGTTGTGGTGGATCCATGTGCAGCCATTTTAGTTCTTATCGTCACGTTTCTGCTGTGTGCCGGAATCAAGGAG AGTTCACTGGTACAAACAATTGTTACAACGGTGAATGTGTGTGCCATGCTTTTCATTATAGTAGCTGGTGGCTATTTGGCTTGCAAGACTGGATGGGTTGGTTATGAACTTCATGGCCG GTTTTTCCCCTTTGGGCTAAATGGGATGCTAGCAGGATCTGCTATTGTGTTTTTTTCATATATAGGCTTTGATGCAGTTACTGGTGCTGCTGAAGAG ACAAAAAGACCTTTACGAGATTTACCGTTGGGCATAGGGATGACTTTGACACTGTGTTGTATTTTGTACATGCTCGTATCAGTTGTTATTGTTGGCTTAGTTCCATACTATGCATTGAATCCAGACACTCCTATCTCCTCAGCTTTTTCTGCCAACGGAATGCAGTGGGCTGC ATACATAGTCACAGCTGGGGCAGTTACTGCTCTCTGTGCAAGTTTGATGGGTTCACTTCTTCCTCAG CCACGACTCTTGATGGCAATGGCCAGGGATGGATTATTACCTGCATTCTTTTCTGACATCAGTACACGCACCCAAGTTCCAGTAAAGAGCACAGTGACAACCGGTATGCTTGCTGCAGTATTGGCTTTTTTTATGGACGTTTCGGAATTGTCCGGGATG GTTAGTGTTGGTACTCTGCTTGCATTCACTGTTGTTGCAATTTCGATCTTAATACTCAGATATGCTCCTCCAGAAGAGGTGCCACTTCCATCATCTCTTCAACAGTTCATTGATTCAGTGAGGAAGCAGCTTGATGATGATAGTCAGTCGATGGAAAGAAAAGAATTTAATGATGCTGATATTGTCGAGCAAAGGCCAAGTCAGTCAGAGTATGGGGAGGCTTCAATTCAGTGTCCTCTTATTGAAAAGCAATTCTGTGAAG ATAAACAAAATCCGCGGAGACGGAGGAACATTGCAATTTGGAATATAGCCCTTTTCTGCATAGGTGTTCTTGTTCTTACATCTGCAGCTTCTGTTGAATACCTTCCAAG CCTTGTTCATTTCAGTTTGGGCGCAGTCGGTGCAGCGATCCTGTTGTGCAGTTTGGTTGTTCTTGCATGTTTAAACCAGGATGAAGCTAGGCACAGCTTCGGGCACACAGGAG GTTTCCTTTGCCCGTTTGTTCCGTTTTTACCGGCAGCTTGCATTTTGATCAACTCATATTTACTAATGAGTCTTGG AGTTGGGACATGGATCCGGGTTTCGATCTGGCTGATTATGGGGGCATTGGTTTACATATCTTATGGATGGCGCCACAGCTCCCTCACAAATGCAGTGTATGTTCCTATGGCATATCTCGACCACATTTACCGTGCATCGTCAAGTCATCAAGTTTGA
- the LOC107913630 gene encoding cationic amino acid transporter 4, vacuolar isoform X1: MIVSMQDKGEALLSKCSKGFKSLVRRKQVDSVHVRREGHQLARKLTALDLTAIGVGTTIGAGVYVLVGTVAREHTGPALTVSFLIAGLAAALSAFCYAELASRCPSAGSAYHYAYICIGESVAWLIGWSLILEYTIGGAAIARGISPNIALFLGGEGNLPAFLVRHTIPQLGVVVDPCAAILVLIVTFLLCAGIKESSLVQTIVTTVNVCAMLFIIVAGGYLACKTGWVGYELHGRFFPFGLNGMLAGSAIVFFSYIGFDAVTGAAEETKRPLRDLPLGIGMTLTLCCILYMLVSVVIVGLVPYYALNPDTPISSAFSANGMQWAAYIVTAGAVTALCASLMGSLLPQPRLLMAMARDGLLPAFFSDISTRTQVPVKSTVTTGMLAAVLAFFMDVSELSGMVSVGTLLAFTVVAISILILRYAPPEEVPLPSSLQQFIDSVRKQLDDDSQSMERKEFNDADIVEQRPSQSEYGEASIQCPLIEKQFCEGNQDKQNPRRRRNIAIWNIALFCIGVLVLTSAASVEYLPSLVHFSLGAVGAAILLCSLVVLACLNQDEARHSFGHTGGFLCPFVPFLPAACILINSYLLMSLGVGTWIRVSIWLIMGALVYISYGWRHSSLTNAVYVPMAYLDHIYRASSSHQV; this comes from the exons ATGATTGTTAGTATGCAAGACAAGGGTGAAGCACTACTTTCAAAGTGTTCAAAGGGTTTCAAAAGCTTAGTTAGAAGAAAACAAGTTGATTCGGTCCATGTAAGGAGAGAAGGTCACCAATTAGCCAGGAAACTAACTGCTCTTGACCTCACTGCCATTG GAGTAGGGACAACCATTGGAGCTGGGGTATATGTTCTTGTTGGAACAGTTGCTAGAGAGCACACAGGACCTGCTCTTACTGTTTCATTTCTCATTGCCGGACTAGCTGCCGCGCTCTCCGCATTTTGTTATGCGGAGCTTGCTAGTCGTTGCCCATCTGCTGGGAGTGCATATCATTATGCCTATATATGCATAGGGGAAAG TGTTGCTTGGTTGATCGGTTGGTCTTTGATTCTAGAATACACAATTGGTGGTGCTGCTATTGCTCGTGGCATATCACCGAATATA GCCTTATTTTTGGGAGGTGAAGGTAATCTGCCTGCCTTTTTGGTTCGTCACACTATCCCTCAGCTCGGAGTTGTGGTGGATCCATGTGCAGCCATTTTAGTTCTTATCGTCACGTTTCTGCTGTGTGCCGGAATCAAGGAG AGTTCACTGGTACAAACAATTGTTACAACGGTGAATGTGTGTGCCATGCTTTTCATTATAGTAGCTGGTGGCTATTTGGCTTGCAAGACTGGATGGGTTGGTTATGAACTTCATGGCCG GTTTTTCCCCTTTGGGCTAAATGGGATGCTAGCAGGATCTGCTATTGTGTTTTTTTCATATATAGGCTTTGATGCAGTTACTGGTGCTGCTGAAGAG ACAAAAAGACCTTTACGAGATTTACCGTTGGGCATAGGGATGACTTTGACACTGTGTTGTATTTTGTACATGCTCGTATCAGTTGTTATTGTTGGCTTAGTTCCATACTATGCATTGAATCCAGACACTCCTATCTCCTCAGCTTTTTCTGCCAACGGAATGCAGTGGGCTGC ATACATAGTCACAGCTGGGGCAGTTACTGCTCTCTGTGCAAGTTTGATGGGTTCACTTCTTCCTCAG CCACGACTCTTGATGGCAATGGCCAGGGATGGATTATTACCTGCATTCTTTTCTGACATCAGTACACGCACCCAAGTTCCAGTAAAGAGCACAGTGACAACCGGTATGCTTGCTGCAGTATTGGCTTTTTTTATGGACGTTTCGGAATTGTCCGGGATG GTTAGTGTTGGTACTCTGCTTGCATTCACTGTTGTTGCAATTTCGATCTTAATACTCAGATATGCTCCTCCAGAAGAGGTGCCACTTCCATCATCTCTTCAACAGTTCATTGATTCAGTGAGGAAGCAGCTTGATGATGATAGTCAGTCGATGGAAAGAAAAGAATTTAATGATGCTGATATTGTCGAGCAAAGGCCAAGTCAGTCAGAGTATGGGGAGGCTTCAATTCAGTGTCCTCTTATTGAAAAGCAATTCTGTGAAGGTAATCAAG ATAAACAAAATCCGCGGAGACGGAGGAACATTGCAATTTGGAATATAGCCCTTTTCTGCATAGGTGTTCTTGTTCTTACATCTGCAGCTTCTGTTGAATACCTTCCAAG CCTTGTTCATTTCAGTTTGGGCGCAGTCGGTGCAGCGATCCTGTTGTGCAGTTTGGTTGTTCTTGCATGTTTAAACCAGGATGAAGCTAGGCACAGCTTCGGGCACACAGGAG GTTTCCTTTGCCCGTTTGTTCCGTTTTTACCGGCAGCTTGCATTTTGATCAACTCATATTTACTAATGAGTCTTGG AGTTGGGACATGGATCCGGGTTTCGATCTGGCTGATTATGGGGGCATTGGTTTACATATCTTATGGATGGCGCCACAGCTCCCTCACAAATGCAGTGTATGTTCCTATGGCATATCTCGACCACATTTACCGTGCATCGTCAAGTCATCAAGTTTGA
- the LOC107913631 gene encoding BTB/POZ and MATH domain-containing protein 4 isoform X2 yields the protein MWRISSRYTTFDVCLIHFSTLTHTQCYSSLGLNVGYVYVSERGYKRFFRRAMLETSDFLKDDCLKINCTVGVVVSETDCPRLHSIQVPESDIGSHFGILLENEEGSDITFNVFGEKFHAHKLVLAARSPVFEAEFSDRMEDDNEIVVTDMEPKVFKALLHFIYRDSLIDDEEFVGTSSSSMPSVSDALAAKLLAAADKYDLPRLRLMCESVLCKDISVNSVANILALADRHYAMDLKSVCLKFAAENLVAVMRSDGFEYLKENCPSLQSELLKTVAGCEEEFSGGGKSRSVWAHLSDGGDTINRSVRQQTWENGGEQNQGMWVQLDGGGDGEGSPRQEE from the exons ATGTGGAGAATCTCTTCTCGTTACACAACCTTTGATGTTTGTCTTATTCACTTTTCAACTTTGACGCATACCCAGTGTTACTCAAGCTTGGGGTTGAATGTTGGCTACGTGTATGTGTCTGAAAG GGGATACAAGCGTTTCTTCAGGCGGGCTATGCTTGAAACATCTGATTTCCTCAAGGATGATTGCTTAAAAATAAATTGCACTGTTGGTGTTGTAGTTTCTGAAACAGACTGCCCAAGGTTGCACTCAATACAGGTCCCTGAGTCTGATATCGGTTCCCATTTTGGCATCTTATTGGAAAATGAAGAAGGGTCAGATATTACTTTTAATGTGTTTGGGGAAAAGTTTCATGCTCACAAGCTGGTATTAGCTGCTAGGTCTCCTGTATTTGAAGCTGAATTTTCTGATCGGATGGAAGATGATAATGAAATAGTTGTTACAGATATGGAGCCTAAGGTTTTTAAG GCTTTGCTGCACTTCATATACAGAGACAGTCTTATTGATGATGAGGAGTTCGTTGGGACTAGTTCATCTTCTATGCCATCTGTATCAGATGCATTGGCTGCAAAGTTGTTGGCAGCAGCAGACAAATATGACTTGCCTAGACTTAGACTGATGTGCGAATCTGTACTCTGCAAGGATATATCTGTGAACTCAGTCGCAAATATTTTAGCGCTGGCTGATCGTCATTATGCTATGGATCTAAAATCTGTTTGCTTAAAATTTGCTGCTGAAAATCTTGTTG CTGTTATGCGTTCAGACGGTTTTGAGTATCTCAAAGAAAACTGCCCATCACTGCAGTCAGAGCTACTCAAGACTGTTGCAGGATGTGAGGAAGAATTCAGTGGTGGGGGAAAGAGCCGGAGCGTGTGGGCACATCTTTCTGATGGTGGTGATACAATTAACCGGAGTGTAAGGCAACAAACCTGGGAAAACGGAGGGGAACAAAATCAAGGCATGTGGGTTCAGCTTGATGGTGGTGGCGATGGCGAGGGGAGTCCAAGGCAAGAGGAATGA